A portion of the Streptococcus urinalis 2285-97 genome contains these proteins:
- a CDS encoding ABC transporter ATP-binding protein, with amino-acid sequence MLKIENLTGGYINIPVLKNISFSVNDGELVGLIGLNGAGKSTTINEIIGLLTPYQGQITIDELSLSKDESAYRQKIGYIPETPNLYEELTLREHIEVVAMAYDLEPDIAMKRAKQLLQTFRLSDKLDWFPVNFSKGMKQKVMIVCAFIVDPSLFIIDEPFLGLDPLAISDLTKLLAEEKAKGKSILMSTHVLDSAEKMCDKFVVLHHGEIRAAGTLEQLREEFSSPKASLSDIYVMLTREVSE; translated from the coding sequence ATGTTAAAAATTGAGAATCTTACAGGTGGTTATATCAATATCCCTGTTTTAAAAAATATTTCGTTTTCTGTAAATGATGGAGAGTTGGTTGGTCTAATCGGTTTAAATGGCGCTGGAAAATCAACGACGATTAATGAGATAATTGGGCTTCTCACACCTTATCAAGGTCAAATCACAATTGATGAACTAAGCTTATCCAAAGATGAGTCAGCCTATCGACAAAAAATTGGTTATATTCCAGAGACGCCAAATTTATACGAGGAGTTGACCTTACGTGAACATATAGAAGTAGTAGCAATGGCTTATGATCTTGAACCTGACATTGCGATGAAAAGAGCAAAACAGTTATTGCAAACTTTTAGACTATCAGATAAATTGGATTGGTTTCCTGTAAACTTCTCAAAAGGGATGAAACAGAAAGTCATGATTGTATGTGCATTTATTGTAGATCCAAGTTTATTTATTATTGATGAACCATTTTTAGGCTTAGATCCTCTGGCTATTTCTGATTTGACAAAACTATTAGCAGAAGAAAAAGCAAAAGGAAAGTCAATTCTAATGAGTACACATGTATTAGATTCTGCTGAAAAAATGTGTGATAAATTTGTTGTTCTACATCACGGCGAGATACGTGCAGCCGGAACACTAGAGCAATTGAGAGAAGAATTTTCTAGTCCAAAAGCAAGTTTGAGTGATATATATGTAATGTTAACTCGTGAGGTGAGCGAATGA
- a CDS encoding HIT family protein, which produces MDNCIFCQIISGQIPSSKVYEDDDVLAFLDITQTTKGHTLLIPKKHVRNVLEMDEKTAEKTFSKLPKVAKAVQKATKAKGVNIINNNEEIAGQTVFHAHIHIVPRFDEKDGISINYTTHEPDFEELAQLANTIQKEVD; this is translated from the coding sequence ATGGATAATTGTATTTTTTGTCAAATCATTTCTGGTCAAATTCCGTCTTCAAAAGTTTACGAAGATGATGACGTTCTTGCTTTTTTAGATATTACACAAACAACCAAGGGTCATACACTATTAATTCCTAAAAAACACGTTCGTAATGTTCTCGAAATGGATGAAAAAACTGCTGAAAAGACCTTTTCTAAATTACCTAAAGTCGCTAAGGCTGTTCAAAAAGCAACAAAAGCTAAAGGTGTCAATATTATCAATAATAACGAAGAGATAGCTGGCCAAACTGTCTTTCATGCACATATTCATATCGTGCCACGATTTGATGAAAAAGATGGTATTTCAATAAACTACACAACTCACGAACCAGATTTTGAGGAACTTGCTCAATTAGCAAACACTATACAAAAAGAGGTGGATTAA
- the trmB gene encoding tRNA (guanosine(46)-N7)-methyltransferase TrmB produces MRVRKRKGAEEHINNHRDLVIENPELSKGKWHKLFGNNNPIHIEVGSGKGAFITGMATNNPNINYIGIDIQLSVLSYALDKVLESGQKNIRLLRVDGSSLTNYFDDNEIDLLYLNFSDPWPKAKHEKRRLTYKSFLDTYKQILPPKGEIHFKTDNRGLFEYSLVSLTQYGMTLKQVWLDLHASNFEGNVLTEYEAKFSNKGQVIYRLEAYF; encoded by the coding sequence ATGCGTGTAAGAAAACGAAAAGGTGCCGAGGAACATATCAATAACCACAGAGACTTGGTCATTGAAAATCCAGAGTTATCAAAAGGCAAATGGCATAAACTGTTTGGAAATAATAATCCAATACATATTGAGGTAGGTTCTGGTAAAGGTGCTTTTATTACAGGAATGGCAACCAATAATCCAAACATCAATTATATAGGAATAGACATCCAACTTTCAGTATTGAGCTATGCCCTAGATAAAGTTTTGGAAAGTGGACAAAAAAACATTAGATTATTGAGAGTTGATGGTTCAAGTTTAACCAATTATTTTGATGATAATGAAATAGACTTGTTGTATTTGAATTTTTCAGATCCATGGCCGAAAGCAAAGCATGAAAAAAGAAGATTAACATATAAATCGTTTTTAGATACTTACAAACAAATCCTTCCTCCAAAAGGTGAAATTCATTTTAAAACCGATAATAGAGGACTATTTGAATATAGTTTGGTTAGTCTGACACAGTACGGAATGACTTTAAAGCAAGTATGGTTAGACTTACATGCTAGCAATTTTGAAGGAAATGTTTTGACAGAATATGAAGCGAAGTTTTCAAATAAAGGTCAAGTCATTTACAGATTAGAAGCGTATTTTTAA
- a CDS encoding ABC transporter permease, whose amino-acid sequence MRTIFSKRRDQFQTQLLKYSRYVLNDHFVLVLLFLMGFILVQYSQLLRHFPKNHWPIIIIILMIIVFLLSLGKIATYVENPDKLFLLTKEKEILKEVNQATKRAYIWQFILQTTVMVLFLPIFLKLGLNIYVFVILLCFMAIIKYLLIQKEQAILIANHTLKWSKAIEYEANRKQIILKFFSLFTTVKGVTTSVKRRAYLDWVLKYIKKSKSSMWKNLYIRAFLRSSDYFGLTIRLLILSLLSILVINNHIIAGVLVIIFNYLLLFQLLPLFNHFDYSLMNKLMPVSKQLKVANLKQFLNRLFGIIVIVESLFSLNFLTIFIIVIGYIMTMFVYLPYKLKKMID is encoded by the coding sequence ATGAGAACAATCTTCTCTAAAAGACGTGACCAATTTCAAACACAATTACTCAAATATTCTCGTTATGTTTTAAATGATCACTTTGTACTTGTCTTGCTTTTTTTAATGGGATTTATACTCGTTCAATACAGCCAGTTGTTGCGTCATTTTCCAAAAAATCACTGGCCAATTATAATAATTATTTTGATGATTATTGTGTTTTTGTTAAGTTTAGGAAAAATAGCGACTTACGTTGAAAATCCAGATAAATTATTTTTACTAACTAAAGAAAAGGAAATTTTAAAAGAAGTAAATCAAGCTACAAAGAGAGCTTATATTTGGCAATTTATTCTCCAAACAACAGTTATGGTCTTGTTTTTGCCTATTTTTCTAAAGCTTGGCTTGAATATATATGTGTTTGTGATTCTTTTATGTTTTATGGCTATCATTAAATACCTTCTGATTCAAAAAGAACAAGCTATTTTGATTGCTAATCATACTCTAAAATGGAGTAAGGCGATAGAATATGAAGCAAATCGAAAACAAATTATTTTAAAATTTTTTTCACTATTTACGACTGTTAAGGGTGTGACCACTTCAGTAAAAAGAAGAGCATATTTGGACTGGGTTTTAAAATATATAAAAAAATCAAAAAGTAGTATGTGGAAAAATCTTTATATCAGAGCATTTTTGAGAAGCTCAGATTATTTTGGGTTAACGATTCGTCTATTGATATTGAGTTTATTGTCTATTTTAGTGATTAATAATCATATAATTGCGGGAGTATTAGTGATTATATTTAATTATCTCTTGCTATTTCAACTGTTGCCGCTCTTTAATCATTTTGATTATAGTCTGATGAATAAGTTAATGCCAGTTTCTAAACAACTAAAAGTAGCTAATCTAAAGCAATTTCTAAATAGACTATTTGGGATTATAGTTATAGTAGAATCCTTATTTAGTCTTAACTTTTTGACAATTTTTATTATCGTAATAGGCTATATTATGACGATGTTTGTTTACCTACCATACAAACTAAAGAAGATGATTGACTAA
- the ccrZ gene encoding cell cycle regulator CcrZ, with protein MANTDQDLVLTPLRGKSGKAFKGTYPNGDSIFVKLNTTPILPALAKEQIAPQLLWAKRMANGDMMSAQEWLNGRILTREDMSSKQIVHILLRLHKSKPLVNQLLQLNYKIENPYDLLVDFESNAPLQIQENTYIQAVVKELKRSLPEFNSEIATIVHGDIKHSNWVITTSGMIYLVDWDSVRITDRMYDVAYLLSHYIPEVRWPEWLSYYGYKNNEKVRQKIIWYGQLSYLNQILKCFDKRDMAHVNQEIYGLRKFRERLRKN; from the coding sequence GTGGCGAATACAGATCAGGATTTAGTACTGACACCATTACGAGGAAAAAGTGGAAAAGCCTTTAAGGGAACATATCCCAATGGTGATAGTATTTTTGTAAAATTAAATACAACACCTATATTACCAGCATTAGCAAAAGAACAAATAGCACCTCAATTATTATGGGCAAAAAGAATGGCTAACGGTGATATGATGAGTGCTCAAGAATGGTTAAATGGGCGCATACTCACAAGAGAAGATATGAGTAGTAAACAAATTGTTCATATCCTATTGCGTCTTCATAAATCAAAACCACTTGTTAACCAATTATTGCAGTTAAATTATAAAATTGAAAATCCTTACGATTTGTTAGTTGATTTTGAAAGTAATGCCCCTCTTCAAATACAAGAAAACACATATATACAAGCAGTTGTTAAAGAGCTAAAAAGAAGTTTACCAGAATTCAATTCTGAAATTGCAACTATTGTTCATGGTGATATTAAACATAGTAACTGGGTTATCACGACTAGTGGTATGATCTATTTAGTTGATTGGGATTCAGTCAGAATTACCGATCGCATGTACGATGTAGCATATTTACTAAGTCACTATATACCAGAAGTTAGATGGCCAGAGTGGTTATCCTACTATGGCTATAAAAACAACGAAAAAGTTAGACAAAAAATAATTTGGTATGGTCAACTATCCTATTTAAATCAAATTTTAAAATGTTTTGATAAAAGAGATATGGCTCATGTCAACCAAGAAATATATGGTCTACGAAAATTTAGAGAACGTTTGAGAAAAAACTAA
- the lytR gene encoding glycopolymer--peptidoglycan transferase LytR, protein MKLGKKIVLMLLAILTTTIVALGVYATTAYNFSTKELSKTYKELSTSKTKSTAIEQTKPFSILLMGVDTGSSERKSTWEGNSDSMLLVTINPKTKKTTMTSLERDILVKLSGPSSNDQTGEEAKLNAAYAAGGAKMAIMTVQDLLDIQIDNYIQINMQGLIDLVNAVGGITVTNKFDFAISISENEPEYQASVEPGTHKINGEQALVYSRMRYDDPEGDYGRQKRQREVIQKVMKKILALNSVSSYRKVLKAISGNMQTDIEISSETIPNLLGYADALKNVTSYQLKGKGETLADGGSYQIVTEDHMVAIQNKIKTQLGKTKTTKDKLKTSAILYETLFGSSGLSSNSSASSDYSTSQDDTTSTYNNYSSNSNTYYSSTYSNTYSDTYNNSNYSSQTIPSADTSTQTYNSGVSK, encoded by the coding sequence ATGAAATTAGGGAAAAAAATTGTATTAATGCTCTTAGCCATATTGACGACAACAATTGTTGCTCTTGGCGTTTATGCGACGACTGCTTATAATTTTTCAACCAAAGAATTATCAAAAACTTATAAAGAATTATCAACATCAAAGACAAAAAGCACTGCCATTGAACAAACAAAACCTTTTTCAATTTTATTAATGGGTGTTGATACAGGTTCAAGTGAACGAAAATCTACTTGGGAAGGGAATAGTGACTCAATGCTTTTAGTTACTATTAATCCTAAGACAAAGAAAACAACGATGACTAGTCTAGAGCGCGATATTTTAGTCAAATTATCTGGACCGTCAAGTAATGATCAAACTGGCGAAGAAGCAAAATTAAATGCAGCTTATGCAGCTGGTGGTGCTAAGATGGCCATTATGACTGTACAAGACTTATTAGATATTCAGATAGATAATTATATACAAATTAATATGCAAGGTCTAATTGATCTCGTAAATGCTGTTGGTGGTATTACAGTAACTAATAAATTTGACTTTGCAATATCAATTTCTGAAAATGAACCAGAATATCAAGCAAGTGTTGAACCTGGGACACACAAAATTAATGGTGAGCAAGCACTGGTCTATTCACGGATGAGATATGATGATCCTGAAGGGGATTATGGGAGACAAAAACGTCAACGTGAAGTGATTCAAAAAGTGATGAAAAAGATCTTAGCATTGAACAGTGTCAGTTCCTATCGCAAAGTGTTAAAAGCTATTAGCGGCAATATGCAAACTGATATTGAAATTTCTTCGGAGACAATTCCAAATCTTTTAGGGTATGCAGATGCCTTGAAAAATGTGACATCTTATCAATTGAAAGGCAAAGGAGAAACATTGGCTGATGGGGGTTCTTATCAAATTGTAACTGAAGATCATATGGTAGCCATCCAAAATAAAATTAAAACACAGCTTGGTAAAACTAAAACAACTAAAGATAAGCTAAAAACAAGTGCTATATTGTATGAAACATTGTTTGGTTCTAGTGGTTTATCAAGTAACTCGTCTGCTTCTTCAGATTATTCAACTAGTCAGGATGATACGACGAGTACCTATAATAATTATTCAAGCAATAGCAATACCTACTATAGTAGCACTTATAGTAATACATACAGTGATACCTATAATAATTCAAATTATTCTTCACAGACGATTCCGTCTGCTGATACTTCAACTCAAACCTACAATTCTGGAGTTAGCAAATAA